AATTTGATTTAAGGCTAAAAATAATAGCATTTTAAATTGTAGTGCATTAAAACCTATAAGCCAAGCCAAAAGAAAACTAACTAAAAGATAAACAACAGAAAAAATAGCTTTAAGCAAAATCAAATTACCAAATCTTTGTTTTAGTAATTCTGGTTTTTGAGCTACTTCTTTATTATGAAACTGGTTGATACCAAAATCAAGTAAAATGTGGAATAAAAAAGAAAAATTAAAGACTACAAAATAAATTCCATAGCTTGATGCCCCAACTACATTTTGAGTTTTTAAATCTATACCAAAAATCCATAAAGGCTTAACAATTAAATTGGCAAGAATTAATATAAAAATACTCTGGAATAAGTTTTTAGCCATTTGAAAAAGCTAAGATACTGTTTAATTATGGTTCTTTATTGGTTTCAAAAAACGTATCTTCAAAAAGATTAGAACCCTGTGCTGCTTCTACGGCAAGTTTATCACACCGCTCGTTTAAAGGATGCCCGGCATGCCCTTTTATCCATTTCAATTTTACATTATGATGTTTATATACATTTAAAAAACGCCTCCACAAATCGGGATTTTTCTTTTTGACAAAACCTTTTTTAGCCCAGCCAAACACCCAACCTTTTTCTACCGCATCTACCACATATTTTGAGTCGGAAACTATAAGCACATCACTATTAGGAATTTTTAAAGCTTCTAAAGCTACAATTACTGCCAGCAGTTCCATTCTGTTATTAGTAGTGTATTTATATCCTTTAGAAAGCTCTTTATAATGATTTCCTGCTTGCATTACCACGCCATAACCTCCTTTGCCTGGGTTTCCTTGTGCTGCTCCATCGGTATGTATGGTTATTTTCATAAGTGCAAAAGTAGAAAAATATTAAAAATATTGAGTTTTTAGATTGGTAGTTTGTTGTACATTGGCTTTATTTTATTTTTTTATACCACTTAGTAATACATTATATCAATAGTTGTTTAGAACAATCCTGCCAAAGGCATTTGTTTATTACGTTGAAGCTGTGGCTTTTCATTTTTTATTCGTTAGTGTCGGCAAAGGCATACTCTTTTGCAATTTTTGGTTTAGCGTTGGAATATTCATTTCGTAATATCAGGTCAATTTCGGCTATGTATTTTTCATTTTCGGTTTGTCTGTAATTGGAATACAATTCTAAAATTTCCTCTACTTTCGATTGAGATAAGATTGATAAGTCAAGCATTTTAGATTTGTTCAAGTCATTTGGTTCAAACTTCTTTAAACCATTTCCATACTCTCTTCTATTATCACTAAATATGTCTTTAGAAACATCTGTTAATAGATAAGCAAACAAAAGGTCAATGCTTACCTTGGAGAACAAGTCCGAGTTTGTTGGATAAACACAATGAAAAGTAGTAAGATTGGAAATGTTTGCTTCATTTCTAATAAACTTGACACCATTTCTATTAAATACAGAAACCCAAATAGGAGCCGGAGGACGTTTTTCTAAAGCATACCAAGGCTTTCTACTTTTGGTTAAAAACTTTTCGTTTATTTCTTCTTGCTCTCCTTTTTTGATATAGTTTTCAACTTCTTCACTTTTAGATTTCTGTCCATTAAAAAGATAAGTTAGTTCGTCTTTTTTGATAAGATTTTTGAAGTTTTCACTCGTAAAAAAATTAGTTTTTACATCTTTAGCTTTACAAATACACGGTAATAGGTTTGATTCTGGAATATGGAACTCTTTTGCCTTTGAAGGTTTAAATGTAAAATATTCATTTGCACCTGTAGCAATGCCTCTAACTACTTTTGCGTATGTTGAAAACGGAACAAGGTTTTTATAATTAATTGAGTTTTGTACTTGATAATATTTACGCCATTTTATAGTTGGATCTAAATCTTTTGGAGCAAATGAAAACTCTCCCTTGCCCTTCGGATATGAATCAATATAACTTTTGATTAGCTGTAAATCTGATTTTGAATCAATAGTTGAAATATGTATCTCAGAATTATTATTGTCATTTGCTAAAAGAAGAATAGATGCTGTTGTCATTGCATCATCAAAAACATTTTCTTTAAAGTCGATAACGAATAAATGTCTTAATGTTTTTGTTTTAATAAGGTACTCCTTTATTAATTTTCCGTAGTCAGAATTCAAAAACTCAGAAGGGATAATGTATGCAACTCTACCTTCTTTATTCAACTGAAAAACCGACTTCAAAAGAAAAAGAGTATAGAGATTGGTAAATCCGTTGAACTTGAATTTTAATTTACTTTCAACTTCTTGTAAAATTTGTTTGTTGTCATAATCGTGAAACTTTAAATATGGCGGATTGCAGATAATACCGTCATATTTATTTTTCCAATCATTAAACATATAATCCTCAAGATTTAGAGACACATTATTGAAAGACTCAAAGTGTGTTTTGGCTTCTTTTAAAATGGTTTCATCAATATCAAATCCTTTTATATTAAGATTTTTGTTTTTATTAAGAAGTGTCCTTGAAAAAATACCCAATCCAAAAGCTGGTTCAAGAATAGTTTTGCAGTTTTCATTTCCTAACAACCAATCCGACATTAAATCAGCAATCGGTTGGGGTGTAAAAAATTGAGCAAACTTTTTTCTATGTTCCAGGTCTGTATTTTTTGAATATTTTTTTTCTAAATCCATATTAAAAATCTGATATGTTTAATAAAGCCTTTAAGCTATCAATGTCTAAATAAGCTGTTCCCTTTTCAAAACTCACATAGAATAGTAAACGACCTCTGCCCATTTCTCTCCTAACACTCTTATGTTCGGGTTCTAATATTTTGTATGCAACCTGATTTGTATGTCGGGTGTTTATCTTAATAGTGGTTTTGTTTTGATTTTTAATGTCTTTACTTATTTCATAATGCTCTCCCTCTTTTTCGGAATCGGTAATAAGTGTAAGAATGTTTTTGAAAGAGATACCATACGACTTATCAAAGAAAACTTGAAAATAATAATGAGGAACATTGAATGTTTCAGCCCATTTATAAACCACTTTAATATCTTCAACCTTTGGTGTTATACTTAAATAATCTCTTTTTTGGCTGATACTAATATTATCTTTTAAGTCTTTGAATAATTGAGTCAGTTCTTGTAGTCTTTCAGTTGAATTCCAACTTGGTCTGCGAAAAGTAATTGCATTAATAGTTTCTTCGTTAATGCTTTTAAGTATATCTAAATAAGGTTTCTTTTTAGGATGTTCGAATACATCTGAAAACTCATTTATTATTTTGTCTTTAATCGACAGTGCAGTCTCCGAATGGAATTTTGTTCTTTCCTGCATT
The nucleotide sequence above comes from Chitinophagales bacterium. Encoded proteins:
- a CDS encoding AccI family restriction endonuclease encodes the protein MTYFDELREITKIIPDTIVDFSIPRDRTSPPTQASSNFITNKEQGDWAEDLIFRAINETSKNYVAVRYGKSDDLVAGEIGFDEFYNEFQDELDTIGKRPDLLVFKKSDFEEKLGYDISKLKHSQITDYVKKAIAGLEIRSSAFLIDKYEGEMQERTKFHSETALSIKDKIINEFSDVFEHPKKKPYLDILKSINEETINAITFRRPSWNSTERLQELTQLFKDLKDNISISQKRDYLSITPKVEDIKVVYKWAETFNVPHYYFQVFFDKSYGISFKNILTLITDSEKEGEHYEISKDIKNQNKTTIKINTRHTNQVAYKILEPEHKSVRREMGRGRLLFYVSFEKGTAYLDIDSLKALLNISDF
- the rnhA gene encoding ribonuclease HI translates to MKITIHTDGAAQGNPGKGGYGVVMQAGNHYKELSKGYKYTTNNRMELLAVIVALEALKIPNSDVLIVSDSKYVVDAVEKGWVFGWAKKGFVKKKNPDLWRRFLNVYKHHNVKLKWIKGHAGHPLNERCDKLAVEAAQGSNLFEDTFFETNKEP
- a CDS encoding Eco57I restriction-modification methylase domain-containing protein → MDLEKKYSKNTDLEHRKKFAQFFTPQPIADLMSDWLLGNENCKTILEPAFGLGIFSRTLLNKNKNLNIKGFDIDETILKEAKTHFESFNNVSLNLEDYMFNDWKNKYDGIICNPPYLKFHDYDNKQILQEVESKLKFKFNGFTNLYTLFLLKSVFQLNKEGRVAYIIPSEFLNSDYGKLIKEYLIKTKTLRHLFVIDFKENVFDDAMTTASILLLANDNNNSEIHISTIDSKSDLQLIKSYIDSYPKGKGEFSFAPKDLDPTIKWRKYYQVQNSINYKNLVPFSTYAKVVRGIATGANEYFTFKPSKAKEFHIPESNLLPCICKAKDVKTNFFTSENFKNLIKKDELTYLFNGQKSKSEEVENYIKKGEQEEINEKFLTKSRKPWYALEKRPPAPIWVSVFNRNGVKFIRNEANISNLTTFHCVYPTNSDLFSKVSIDLLFAYLLTDVSKDIFSDNRREYGNGLKKFEPNDLNKSKMLDLSILSQSKVEEILELYSNYRQTENEKYIAEIDLILRNEYSNAKPKIAKEYAFADTNE